One window of Chryseobacterium sp. 7 genomic DNA carries:
- a CDS encoding GLPGLI family protein: MKKLLFLLLGTFICFSQSNRFIYEVTSKKDSTSQNLIKENFNLDTTPNDIAYYNRLYYVNDSIFSVKNQYGYKGYKLTSFLIKKNNSNEYQNYEYIGDVNFYKINEKAEQHWEISDSTKTFGGYPVQKAVTEFGGRSWVAWFTKDIPIPYGPYKFNGLPGLIMELYDAKKEYYFKVIKSGKIPENYKRISLENSISRAIPVDHAKLNKLRLELYDNPFKYIMNGRLTLPEGKKLQLDDGTILTKEELKPAEANERKKLKAFNNPIELDKAVKYP, encoded by the coding sequence ATGAAAAAGCTATTATTTTTATTATTGGGAACATTTATTTGTTTTTCCCAAAGTAACAGATTTATCTATGAAGTAACTTCTAAAAAAGATTCTACTTCTCAGAATCTGATAAAAGAGAATTTTAATCTTGATACTACACCTAATGATATAGCTTATTACAATAGACTTTATTATGTAAATGATTCAATATTTTCAGTTAAAAATCAATATGGATACAAAGGTTATAAGCTGACTTCATTTCTGATAAAAAAAAATAATAGCAATGAATATCAGAATTATGAATATATAGGAGATGTAAATTTCTATAAGATTAATGAAAAGGCAGAGCAGCATTGGGAAATTTCAGACAGTACCAAAACATTCGGAGGTTATCCTGTTCAAAAAGCTGTAACAGAGTTTGGAGGAAGAAGTTGGGTGGCGTGGTTCACCAAAGATATCCCGATCCCTTACGGTCCCTATAAATTTAATGGCTTGCCTGGATTGATCATGGAGCTTTATGATGCTAAAAAAGAATATTACTTTAAAGTCATCAAAAGCGGGAAAATTCCTGAGAATTATAAACGGATTTCGTTAGAGAATTCTATTTCCAGGGCTATTCCTGTAGATCATGCTAAATTGAATAAATTAAGATTGGAATTGTATGATAATCCTTTCAAATATATAATGAACGGAAGACTAACTCTTCCTGAAGGAAAAAAATTACAGCTTGATGACGGAACCATTCTTACAAAAGAGGAACTGAAACCTGCAGAAGCCAACGAAAGAAAAAAATTAAAAGCCTTTAATAATCCTATAGAATTGGATAAAGCTGTAAAATATCCTTGA